The following nucleotide sequence is from SAR202 cluster bacterium.
CTCTCGTGACCTTGTTCAGTGGTGAAGCCTCGTAGAACCGTGCAAACGCCGACATGGGAATCGGCCTGGTCTTCATCGCACACCTCCTCCCTCGCTGATACTCCCTTTCTTAATTATGAGGTGAAGATGCGCATCGTTGAAGTGGGCCTGGCGGCCATCCTTCTAAGCTCAAATGCTGTCAATTAATCCTGCGTCTGCCCTGCTACGGCGCCAGGCTCAGCGTCTTCTGGCCGTAAGCCGGCACCCCCGCCTTCCGCGCCACTCCCATATCCTCCAGCCCATACTTCACCTTGAACTCCTGCACTCTCAGCCTTACTCTGTCTTGCAATTTCCTGGGAGCATAGCTGGCCGGATATATGTTCCGATATGCCTCCGTCAGATTCGGATAAGACTGCTCCAGGAATTCCAGGAAGTGTTCCTTTGTGCCTTGTTTTAAATACAGCACGTTGGAGCCGAGGAATCGCGCCCCGTGCGACGCCGCCTCCTTGGCCACCTCTTCCAGATTAGCCCGGTCGTCGGTGATCCCCGGCACCACCGGCGCCAGCAGGACCCCTGCGTTCACGCCCCTGGCAACTAACCGCTCCATAGCCTTAAGCCGCTGGCGAGGCGGCGGCGTCCCCGGCTCCAGCCGCGACCATATGTCCCTGTCCAGTGTCGTGACACTGAAGCACACCGTGCATCCAGCCCGACTCGAAAGCTCTGCCAGCACGTCGGCGTCGCGCACCGCCATCGTGCCTTTAGTCACCAGGCCGATGGGCGTGTAGAAGTCCGCGAAAACCTCCAAGCAACGACGCGTCAAATTGTACTTGCCTTCGATGGACTGATACGGGTCAGTCGCCGTTCCTATCGCCACCATCTCGTGCCTCCAACTCACCCTCGACAGCTCGCGCCGAAGCAGCTCCGGCAGGTTGGCCTTGACCATTACTACCGAGGCAAAGTCCGAACCCGGGTCCAGGTCAAACAGTGAATGGAAACGTCGCGCGAAACAGTAATGACACTCGTTCACGCATCCTCGATACGGGTTCAAGGACCATCGAAACCCCATGTTAGAAACATGATTCAGGGCGCTGGAAGCCTGGATCTCCTCATAGTGTATCTGGCCCATATCCCACGTCCCAGAAAGTTTGTTCGATTAGAACAGTTGTTTCTATACCAGTCAAGCCCCCAGGCCGCCAGGCTCAGCTATACCTTCACGTAACAGCTGCTCAATGGCAACCTTCCAAGACATCGGCAAAGTCCTGTCTCTGTGGCTTCTCGCGGTTCTGGGTCGTCCCATCTGGTTCTCCCCCTTCGACCTGGAAGGCGCAGGGGGAGGTAGACGCTCTGCTACCTTTAAGCATATATCGCGGAGTCCGATGTAATCGGACCGTCCTGAGTATGCAGAAGGAGGGGGTTGTGGCATCTCATTTTCTTTCCCCTTCTTCCAGCAGGCTGTACTCAGTCCCGATGCAGTCGGGGAAGAAGGGGATAAAGGGGATGAAGGTATCCCGTGTAAGAATAAGGTCTGCTAATTTAGAACCGGGCTTCCTCTAAAAACAGCGGCTAGGAGGTGCCCTAAACCAGCTCCGCCAAGTCCTCAATCTGCCGGCAAAGCCAGTGGCCTATATCCTCGCGCTTAATCGCCTCCGCCAGCGTCTGCGACCGGCGCTTCCGCTCCTCTTGCCCCATCGTCAACGCCTTGTATAACGCCAGCATAGTCCCTTCCACGTCCGCCGGCGACACCGTCAACGCGCCCTGCCGCAGCTGCTCGTGGGCGCCCGTCGTGTCAGACAGCACCAGCACCCCGTCCTTGGTGTTCACCAGCGGCCCCTCTTTGGCCACCAGATTCATCCCATCGATGACCGAGTTCACCAGCAGCACGTCGTACAGCTTCATGCCCGCCAGTGCCTGGGTATAGTTGTTCTCCAGGAAGGGCCTTATGGGTTTCCACTCCCCCGTCCCAAAGGTAGCGTTGATCTCGTCGATGACCCTCT
It contains:
- a CDS encoding radical SAM protein, with the protein product MGQIHYEEIQASSALNHVSNMGFRWSLNPYRGCVNECHYCFARRFHSLFDLDPGSDFASVVMVKANLPELLRRELSRVSWRHEMVAIGTATDPYQSIEGKYNLTRRCLEVFADFYTPIGLVTKGTMAVRDADVLAELSSRAGCTVCFSVTTLDRDIWSRLEPGTPPPRQRLKAMERLVARGVNAGVLLAPVVPGITDDRANLEEVAKEAASHGARFLGSNVLYLKQGTKEHFLEFLEQSYPNLTEAYRNIYPASYAPRKLQDRVRLRVQEFKVKYGLEDMGVARKAGVPAYGQKTLSLAP